In Vibrio bathopelagicus, one DNA window encodes the following:
- a CDS encoding alkaline phosphatase family protein translates to MSFYFRSRSYTSLVGSLSLAVISAPSIADISTTPVIGGVFSSSEVLKNQVLSSLTYSATLTRDAALFTIGGVTLDAYILALPLDAKTKARVIAQLSNPTYSIPLGYFLYSYYDRYSGLGSEDVFKGYLSTVYDDEALKGFEHSLYHVGDEPVSEYKEPDTSTEATGHHEGIRIDEHFIANMVVIYDALFEIGVWQDMDILPDSYTYLTNSPEDLAIIAQIQPIIVELIDKTASGMDEGDMKSAMLAIAEDGKPENADKPNNKAQALTITLIDFVRLNLLKAYRQFVFKEEREEALDEWMQQAFSEQPDALIQFLESQQNKRFAVQVTVDGLQQGLIEGLVDENAPFISVAYQNHKNQVQYKPQLEKVIEPQHQQQVRFMEVLSEQTYRDPHYLPFFKNLYQEHRDNISRVGISSTPTISVRNLPIIKTGAKVSGQGGTGIPNFHFVDREIDRAYYFFGNDALQLDVLMADNKVQTMFDRLDYLKTLNCNAQYDWNAHTTYDGLVNLGLGESLRDYGEKRCVKELQERSEVEVTLREKRAALIEDIEAYQTISGFDFFTKYSKKVQVKQAITQFAELDGKGMPDYTLVYNPWPDHFAHFTGPFSDEILMPTGELNRLDYWIRQIETTYRSAGVYDKTLWGMAGDHGLTPVFYALNPEKQVFEGLQAELDYPIVVKKISSDEGEGPKITNALSYPSSKDIDVVVASTAGGNFMMDFFNSSQGWQVQPIYQELKQWTPLAAPEGERIDAIAQIVQRLPESLDYMVVRESACDQHSCAVRVIGNRDLKRVDELITREGDKLFYESLDANRPPILLNTQTLNPYLAAPSKADFLHYSKLVEKCINRAIKEDVTTWCSSSQWTELTQPTPRPDSVNQLANIYLEDRAGTINLFPKVGIGYNTKVPGRHAGEDYLEKDAFLGFWGTPIGENSQPLKIEANGSLAPTLFEYLTGEPVVAGENGWGFPSLLNKLDIPKNN, encoded by the coding sequence ATGAGCTTCTATTTCCGATCACGTAGCTACACTAGTTTAGTTGGCTCTCTTTCGTTGGCGGTTATTTCAGCGCCGAGCATTGCCGATATTTCGACTACGCCTGTCATTGGTGGCGTATTCAGTTCGAGCGAGGTGTTGAAAAATCAGGTGCTTTCAAGTTTAACTTACTCGGCCACGCTTACTCGCGACGCGGCACTTTTCACGATCGGTGGCGTAACATTAGATGCGTATATTCTCGCGCTGCCTTTGGACGCTAAAACGAAGGCGCGAGTGATCGCTCAGCTATCAAACCCGACATATTCAATTCCTTTGGGCTACTTCCTCTATAGTTACTACGACCGCTATTCCGGTTTGGGTAGTGAAGATGTATTTAAAGGGTATCTGTCGACAGTCTATGATGATGAGGCGTTAAAAGGTTTTGAACATAGTCTCTATCATGTCGGTGATGAGCCGGTCTCAGAGTACAAAGAGCCAGATACATCGACTGAAGCTACAGGCCACCATGAAGGGATTCGCATTGATGAACATTTCATTGCCAACATGGTTGTTATCTACGATGCGCTATTTGAAATTGGTGTTTGGCAAGACATGGATATCCTCCCTGATAGTTACACCTATTTAACGAACAGCCCAGAAGATTTGGCGATAATCGCTCAGATTCAACCGATCATTGTCGAGTTAATCGATAAAACGGCATCTGGGATGGATGAAGGTGATATGAAGTCAGCAATGCTTGCGATCGCGGAAGATGGTAAGCCAGAAAACGCCGACAAGCCGAACAATAAAGCGCAAGCCCTGACCATCACGCTCATCGATTTTGTGCGCTTAAATTTACTTAAAGCCTACCGCCAATTTGTGTTTAAAGAAGAACGTGAAGAAGCGCTTGATGAGTGGATGCAACAAGCGTTCAGTGAGCAGCCTGATGCGCTCATTCAGTTCTTGGAATCCCAACAGAACAAGCGCTTTGCGGTTCAAGTGACGGTCGATGGTTTACAGCAAGGCTTAATTGAAGGTTTGGTCGATGAGAATGCACCTTTCATCTCGGTGGCTTACCAAAATCATAAAAACCAAGTGCAATACAAACCTCAGCTAGAAAAAGTGATCGAGCCTCAACATCAACAACAGGTGCGGTTCATGGAGGTTCTATCTGAACAAACCTACCGTGACCCACACTATTTACCTTTTTTCAAAAACCTCTATCAAGAGCATCGAGACAATATTAGCCGAGTCGGCATCTCTTCAACTCCAACAATCAGCGTACGTAACCTACCAATAATTAAGACTGGCGCAAAAGTGTCGGGTCAAGGTGGTACTGGTATTCCTAATTTTCACTTTGTTGATCGAGAGATCGATCGTGCGTATTACTTCTTTGGTAATGATGCGCTTCAGTTGGATGTGTTGATGGCAGACAACAAGGTTCAAACCATGTTTGATCGCCTTGATTACCTCAAAACTCTGAACTGCAACGCCCAGTACGATTGGAATGCGCATACGACTTACGACGGCCTCGTGAACTTAGGCTTGGGAGAGTCGTTACGTGATTATGGTGAGAAACGCTGCGTTAAAGAGCTTCAAGAACGTTCTGAAGTCGAAGTGACTCTACGAGAAAAGCGTGCAGCCTTGATTGAAGATATTGAGGCGTATCAGACTATTTCTGGTTTTGATTTTTTCACCAAGTATTCCAAAAAGGTTCAGGTGAAGCAGGCAATCACACAGTTCGCCGAACTCGATGGAAAAGGGATGCCGGATTATACCTTGGTTTACAACCCATGGCCGGATCACTTTGCGCACTTCACAGGGCCTTTTAGTGACGAAATCTTAATGCCTACCGGAGAGCTAAACCGATTGGATTACTGGATTCGTCAAATTGAAACGACCTACCGCAGCGCTGGTGTTTACGATAAAACCCTGTGGGGAATGGCGGGCGATCACGGGTTAACGCCGGTGTTCTACGCGCTTAACCCTGAAAAGCAAGTATTTGAAGGCTTGCAGGCAGAGTTGGATTACCCAATAGTCGTTAAGAAAATATCATCAGACGAAGGTGAGGGACCTAAAATCACCAATGCCCTAAGCTACCCAAGCTCGAAAGACATTGATGTGGTTGTTGCCTCGACTGCTGGCGGTAATTTTATGATGGACTTCTTTAACTCAAGCCAAGGTTGGCAGGTGCAACCTATCTATCAAGAGCTCAAACAATGGACACCACTTGCTGCGCCTGAAGGTGAGAGGATTGATGCGATTGCTCAGATCGTGCAACGCTTACCTGAAAGCCTAGATTACATGGTGGTAAGAGAGAGTGCTTGTGACCAACACAGTTGCGCGGTTCGCGTAATCGGTAATCGTGATTTAAAGCGCGTCGATGAATTGATTACACGCGAGGGCGACAAGCTTTTCTATGAATCTTTGGATGCCAATCGACCTCCCATTTTACTGAACACACAAACGCTCAATCCGTATTTGGCAGCACCAAGCAAGGCTGATTTTTTACATTATTCCAAGCTAGTGGAAAAGTGCATAAACCGTGCGATTAAGGAAGATGTTACAACCTGGTGTAGCAGTTCGCAGTGGACAGAGTTAACCCAACCTACTCCTCGACCAGACTCAGTCAATCAGCTAGCCAATATCTACCTTGAAGATAGGGCAGGTACGATTAATCTGTTTCCGAAAGTTGGTATTGGTTACAACACCAAGGTTCCTGGTCGTCACGCTGGTGAAGACTATTTAGAGAAAGATGCATTTCTAGGGTTCTGGGGAACGCCAATTGGCGAAAACTCTCAACCCCTGAAAATCGAAGCCAACGGTTCTTTAGCGCCGACGCTGTTTGAATACTTAACCGGAGAGCCTGTGGTCGCAGGTGAGAACGGTTGGGGTTTTCCGTCGTTGCTGAATAAATTGGATATACCTAAAAACAACTAG
- a CDS encoding DUF1840 domain-containing protein, with product MLITFSCKAHASVTMFGEIGLQFIKMLGHSGTIPGAIDASEVPDALNNLRTAIEAEKSQPVEQNDVVDDNDSEEDVVEAPVNLGSRAFPLVELLKAAIKEECEVMWEDGSGKRL from the coding sequence ATGTTAATTACTTTTAGTTGCAAGGCTCATGCTAGCGTCACGATGTTTGGTGAAATTGGTCTTCAGTTCATCAAGATGCTTGGGCATAGTGGCACCATCCCCGGAGCGATTGATGCTTCTGAGGTACCTGATGCACTGAACAACTTGCGTACTGCGATTGAAGCAGAGAAAAGCCAACCTGTTGAGCAGAACGATGTGGTTGATGACAACGATAGCGAAGAAGATGTTGTGGAAGCTCCTGTAAATCTGGGGAGTCGAGCGTTCCCTCTGGTTGAGTTGCTAAAAGCAGCCATCAAAGAAGAGTGTGAAGTCATGTGGGAAGACGGAAGCGGTAAGCGTTTATAG
- a CDS encoding GGDEF domain-containing protein, which translates to MADIRSTRKQKIVHSFSLTAAALFIFYTWAYFQGQHYTLSIFELCFAIIAISNALYVRKVTNPEYSELILSCVLLVQGVILFLYSYAIPDRVLWLYPILAAVIFINDFRIGIILSTSFCLFISTLITAMPNNFSLPFNSTHRFILSLFTMSLVCHTSAYYYTKAVSYIQRLYKEGIEDLAYRDQLTGLANRWSFERWAVEKLATVDSKRSLTALVFLDIDDFKSINDSYGHDVGDSVLQHFANRLSNNIRTRDRKNHEYDYSIARFAGDEFVLMLYDIPTRKDLDGILDRICGLFESGCQTNERIKELTLSVGVSLYPQDAQELHELTRCADKAMYVAKHSGKNRYAYYHDNPVSTLIEELPTNLTCSESDASELEDCLEAKVDGNNVTLLKTRQR; encoded by the coding sequence ATGGCGGACATACGTTCCACACGCAAGCAAAAAATTGTTCACTCCTTTTCACTGACTGCCGCTGCGCTATTCATCTTTTATACTTGGGCTTACTTCCAAGGCCAGCACTACACGCTGTCAATTTTCGAACTGTGTTTTGCTATTATTGCTATCTCGAATGCCCTATACGTAAGAAAAGTCACCAATCCGGAATATTCAGAATTAATACTTAGCTGCGTGTTACTCGTGCAAGGAGTCATCCTATTCTTGTACAGCTACGCCATTCCCGACCGAGTTCTTTGGCTATACCCTATTTTAGCTGCAGTCATTTTTATCAATGATTTCAGAATTGGAATTATCTTAAGCACCTCATTTTGTTTGTTTATCAGTACCTTGATCACAGCAATGCCCAATAACTTTTCTTTGCCATTTAACAGTACACACCGATTTATTCTTAGCCTGTTTACCATGAGTTTGGTGTGTCACACATCGGCCTATTACTACACAAAAGCCGTCAGTTACATCCAACGCCTCTATAAAGAAGGCATTGAAGATCTAGCCTACCGAGACCAACTCACAGGCTTAGCCAATCGCTGGAGCTTTGAACGTTGGGCAGTCGAGAAGCTCGCAACAGTTGATAGCAAACGATCCCTCACCGCATTGGTGTTTCTGGATATCGATGATTTCAAAAGTATCAACGACAGCTATGGCCACGATGTGGGTGACAGCGTCTTACAACATTTTGCCAATCGCTTGAGCAACAATATTCGAACCCGAGATCGAAAGAATCATGAATACGATTATTCCATCGCGCGCTTTGCTGGGGATGAGTTCGTTCTGATGCTCTACGACATTCCCACTCGAAAAGACCTCGACGGTATTCTCGATAGAATATGTGGGTTGTTTGAGAGCGGCTGTCAGACTAATGAAAGAATCAAAGAGCTGACGCTCAGTGTTGGAGTTTCTTTGTATCCGCAAGATGCACAAGAATTACATGAGTTAACAAGATGCGCTGATAAGGCGATGTATGTGGCGAAACATTCAGGAAAAAACCGATACGCTTATTATCACGACAACCCAGTCTCAACCTTGATAGAAGAATTACCAACGAACCTCACCTGCTCAGAATCTGATGCCTCTGAACTTGAAGATTGTCTTGAAGCGAAGGTGGACGGGAACAATGTCACACTGTTAAAAACGCGTCAACGCTAG
- a CDS encoding pirin family protein produces MTNVRTVDHVIAAHATSDGDGVKIQRLAGFNNTRFSPFLMVDELKSDESKDYVGGFPPHPHRGIETLTYMLKGHFQHKDHMGNVGELRSGGAQWMAAGRGVIHSEMPMMEEGALHGFQIWINQPATHKMQPARYHDFQSESIAEHQNEQIGLLRMISGGFELHDQADADTIQTQGPLQTTGVPLSVADWRANSGQKVTLGTLVDHNAMAYAYRGSVKIGDKVINQGQLALLTKAEWLSLESLEDSGVLIFSGQPINEPVVHYGPFVMNSMEEIEQTIQDYNNGVFETY; encoded by the coding sequence ATGACGAATGTAAGAACAGTAGATCATGTGATTGCAGCACATGCCACCTCCGATGGTGATGGCGTCAAAATCCAAAGACTCGCTGGTTTCAATAACACGCGTTTCTCTCCATTTTTGATGGTCGACGAACTTAAATCGGATGAAAGCAAAGACTACGTTGGTGGCTTTCCTCCTCATCCTCACCGTGGGATAGAAACGCTCACTTACATGCTTAAAGGTCACTTCCAACACAAGGACCACATGGGTAATGTCGGTGAACTTCGTAGCGGTGGCGCACAATGGATGGCCGCAGGTCGTGGTGTGATTCACAGTGAAATGCCGATGATGGAAGAAGGCGCGTTGCACGGTTTTCAGATTTGGATAAACCAGCCAGCAACACACAAAATGCAGCCAGCGCGATACCATGACTTCCAAAGTGAAAGCATTGCAGAACATCAAAATGAACAAATCGGTTTACTGAGAATGATTTCCGGTGGGTTTGAACTGCATGACCAAGCTGACGCAGACACCATACAAACACAAGGTCCATTACAAACGACCGGTGTACCATTAAGCGTTGCGGATTGGCGAGCGAATTCAGGGCAAAAAGTGACGTTAGGGACTCTAGTTGATCATAATGCCATGGCTTATGCTTACCGAGGCAGCGTCAAAATCGGCGACAAAGTCATCAACCAAGGTCAACTGGCCCTGCTAACAAAAGCTGAATGGTTGTCTTTAGAAAGCCTAGAAGATTCAGGTGTGCTGATTTTTTCTGGTCAACCGATTAATGAGCCGGTTGTACACTATGGTCCGTTTGTCATGAACTCGATGGAAGAGATTGAACAGACTATTCAGGATTACAACAACGGCGTTTTTGAGACCTATTGA
- the ppnP gene encoding pyrimidine/purine nucleoside phosphorylase produces MIKENTYFDGGVKSLAFNQSGADVSVGVMAAGEYTFGTAAPEKMTVVKGALIVKRVGDEDWTTYQSGDSFDVAGDSSFDLQVKEATAYLCEYL; encoded by the coding sequence ATGATTAAAGAGAATACATACTTTGATGGTGGCGTTAAGTCGTTAGCGTTTAACCAGTCTGGCGCAGATGTAAGTGTTGGTGTGATGGCTGCTGGCGAATACACATTCGGTACCGCAGCTCCGGAAAAAATGACCGTTGTAAAAGGCGCTCTGATTGTAAAGCGTGTTGGTGATGAAGATTGGACAACATACCAATCTGGCGACTCTTTTGACGTTGCGGGCGATTCTTCTTTTGATCTACAGGTAAAAGAAGCAACGGCTTATTTATGTGAGTACTTATAA
- a CDS encoding DUF2850 domain-containing protein, whose amino-acid sequence MAKKSTKIADLFANSLRYLFLLVAAIIALTAGYLAYQTHQQSVSPSNVHGTWIEIGAPPYKTDILTLSDNGVMMNHRFISTSFDFDGKVVTINTGSGETVYTISGTYDSPRLKRLVPSVPSQQFIKEGYEDTAAGDTHSVMQQRRASLAEQFKR is encoded by the coding sequence ATGGCGAAAAAGAGCACTAAAATAGCAGATCTATTTGCCAACTCGTTACGTTACCTTTTTCTATTGGTTGCCGCTATCATTGCTCTCACTGCAGGGTATTTAGCCTATCAAACTCACCAACAATCCGTCAGCCCAAGTAATGTTCACGGCACATGGATAGAGATTGGTGCTCCCCCCTACAAAACCGATATCCTGACCCTTTCCGACAATGGCGTGATGATGAACCATCGCTTCATCAGTACTTCATTTGATTTTGATGGCAAAGTTGTCACGATCAATACAGGATCTGGGGAAACGGTTTATACGATAAGTGGTACCTACGACTCCCCTCGTTTAAAACGACTCGTTCCAAGCGTCCCTTCACAACAGTTCATTAAAGAGGGCTATGAAGACACAGCCGCGGGTGATACCCACAGTGTTATGCAGCAACGACGCGCTTCATTAGCGGAACAATTCAAACGATAA
- a CDS encoding glycosyl hydrolase family 18 protein — protein sequence MIRINTCAASIALALSGTALAAPTAPSIDMYGSNNLQFSKIELAMETTSGYNQMVKYHDKAKVDVKFNQWSGTSGNTYNIYFDGVKVATGPITGSQTTASFEYGQGGLFEMEIEACDETGCSKSAPAQITIADTDGSHLAPLAMNVDPNNKSYNTDPNTVVGTYFVEWGIYGRDYTVDNLPADNLTHILYGFIPICGPNESVKSVGGNSYNALMTACQGVNDYEVVIHDPWAAFQKSFPQAGHEYSSPIKGNYAMMMALKQRNPDLKIIPSIGGWTLSDPFFDFTTKANRDTFVASVKKFLNTWKFYDGVDIDWEFPGGGGAAPDLGDPVNDGPAYIALMAELRVMLDELEAENGRTYELTSAIGVGHDKIEDVNYGDAIQYMDYIFAMTYDFYGGWNNVLGHQTALNCGNFMRPGQCDGTGLDENGEQYTGPAYTTDNGIQLLLEQGVPANKLVVGTAMYGRGWEGVLPSSLSDPSDPMTGVGNGKLTGSSAQGVWEDGVIDYKGIKANMLGANNQGINGFEYGYDEMAEAPYVWNRTSGKLITFDDDRSVKAKGAYVRSLGLAGLFSWEIDADNGDILNAMHEGLAGGTTDPVNRKPTAAAGADQSVEGPASVSLDGSASKDSDGTIASYAWSQISGTAVTLANANAAVASFDVVEVAQQETLTFSLTVTDNEGATSADTVVVTVNPKDTGPVNTAPVAVVTAPSEVNAGDVVVVDASASSDADQDTLTFTWDVPAGINATVQGASVSFVAAEYTQDTVLNFSVTVSDGTDTSVAAASVKVLKKTTGGGTCTNAWDSSAVYTGGDQVTQGGKVWEAKWWTTGEDPTTTGQWGVWKEIGPASC from the coding sequence ATGATTCGTATTAATACCTGTGCGGCAAGCATTGCTCTAGCGCTATCAGGTACAGCATTAGCTGCACCAACAGCACCTAGCATCGACATGTACGGTTCCAACAACCTGCAGTTTTCTAAAATTGAACTCGCGATGGAAACTACTTCTGGCTACAACCAGATGGTTAAATATCACGACAAAGCAAAGGTCGACGTTAAATTCAACCAATGGAGCGGAACGTCAGGAAACACTTACAACATCTACTTTGATGGCGTTAAAGTGGCCACAGGCCCTATTACTGGTAGCCAAACCACGGCTTCATTCGAATACGGTCAAGGTGGCTTGTTCGAAATGGAAATCGAAGCGTGTGATGAAACAGGCTGTAGCAAGAGTGCACCCGCTCAGATCACCATCGCCGATACCGATGGCTCACACTTAGCACCACTTGCGATGAACGTAGATCCAAACAATAAGTCATACAACACAGACCCAAATACGGTAGTAGGTACTTACTTTGTTGAGTGGGGTATTTACGGTCGTGATTACACAGTTGATAACCTACCTGCTGACAACTTGACCCATATCCTTTATGGCTTCATTCCAATTTGTGGTCCTAATGAATCAGTAAAATCAGTGGGCGGTAATAGCTACAACGCACTCATGACAGCCTGTCAGGGTGTTAACGATTACGAAGTGGTGATTCATGACCCTTGGGCGGCTTTCCAGAAGAGTTTCCCTCAAGCTGGTCACGAATACAGCTCACCTATCAAGGGTAACTACGCAATGATGATGGCGCTAAAACAGCGCAATCCAGACTTAAAAATCATCCCATCTATTGGTGGTTGGACACTGTCTGACCCGTTCTTCGATTTCACTACAAAAGCGAACCGCGACACGTTCGTTGCATCGGTTAAGAAATTTCTCAACACATGGAAATTCTACGACGGTGTAGATATCGATTGGGAATTCCCTGGTGGAGGCGGTGCTGCTCCCGATCTTGGTGACCCTGTAAATGACGGCCCTGCTTACATTGCATTGATGGCAGAGCTGCGCGTTATGTTGGATGAGCTAGAAGCTGAGAACGGCCGTACTTACGAGCTAACATCAGCGATCGGTGTGGGTCACGATAAGATTGAAGACGTGAACTACGGCGATGCTATCCAATACATGGATTACATCTTCGCAATGACTTACGACTTCTACGGCGGTTGGAATAACGTGTTAGGTCACCAAACAGCACTGAACTGCGGTAACTTCATGCGCCCTGGTCAATGTGATGGCACAGGACTCGATGAAAATGGCGAACAGTACACTGGCCCAGCTTACACCACTGACAACGGCATCCAATTGCTGCTTGAGCAAGGTGTTCCAGCGAACAAACTTGTTGTTGGTACTGCGATGTACGGTCGTGGTTGGGAAGGTGTATTACCATCATCACTTTCAGATCCAAGCGACCCAATGACAGGCGTGGGTAATGGCAAACTAACCGGCAGCTCTGCACAAGGTGTATGGGAAGATGGCGTTATCGATTACAAAGGCATTAAAGCGAACATGCTTGGTGCAAACAACCAAGGCATCAACGGCTTTGAATATGGTTACGACGAGATGGCAGAAGCGCCTTACGTTTGGAACCGCACTTCAGGCAAGTTGATCACATTTGATGATGACCGTTCAGTGAAAGCAAAAGGCGCGTACGTTCGTAGCCTTGGTCTTGCGGGTCTATTCTCTTGGGAAATTGATGCGGATAACGGCGATATCCTGAATGCGATGCATGAAGGTCTAGCAGGTGGCACCACAGATCCTGTAAATCGTAAACCAACCGCTGCTGCGGGTGCAGATCAATCGGTTGAAGGCCCGGCTTCTGTATCTCTAGACGGTAGCGCTTCAAAAGACAGCGACGGCACAATTGCTAGCTATGCTTGGTCACAAATAAGCGGAACAGCAGTAACTCTGGCTAACGCGAATGCGGCTGTTGCGAGTTTCGATGTTGTTGAAGTCGCACAGCAAGAAACACTGACCTTTAGCCTAACTGTGACAGACAACGAAGGGGCTACATCCGCCGACACCGTTGTTGTAACGGTAAACCCTAAAGATACAGGCCCAGTCAATACCGCTCCAGTAGCAGTAGTTACAGCTCCTTCTGAAGTGAATGCGGGTGATGTAGTCGTGGTTGATGCTTCGGCTTCGAGCGATGCTGACCAAGATACATTGACCTTCACGTGGGATGTACCAGCAGGTATCAACGCAACAGTACAAGGCGCTTCGGTAAGCTTTGTCGCGGCGGAATACACGCAAGACACGGTACTGAACTTCTCTGTGACAGTGAGTGATGGTACAGATACATCAGTCGCGGCTGCATCAGTAAAAGTCCTCAAGAAAACAACAGGCGGCGGTACGTGTACTAACGCTTGGGATTCAAGTGCAGTCTACACTGGCGGCGACCAAGTGACTCAAGGTGGTAAGGTTTGGGAAGCGAAGTGGTGGACAACAGGTGAAGATCCAACAACGACAGGCCAATGGGGTGTGTGGAAAGAGATCGGTCCTGCAAGCTGCTAA
- a CDS encoding alpha/beta fold hydrolase, giving the protein MSDKIYFNTSNKFSFKRSLIGATTNLHYILAPSHAKKTARKLLLTPMRTEQKNADPQGLIKSEIEGRDGVIKTYSLGTGPVWVLTHGWSGTASQFFPLMEHIAAKDFTAMAYDHPAHGGSDGVHGHIPAFVNGLEAILDSVGEVAGLVGHSMGTASALECKHVKLENKPLLLIAPVLDYLENLFGSVARSGYSMKLFEAVVGEVEEQFNYPIQSVDPYGKLALREAQTIIVHDEQDKFTKFDVSQRAANEMGRVTLIATQGQGHGRVMKCPQVFESFDNLID; this is encoded by the coding sequence ATGAGTGACAAAATTTATTTTAATACATCGAACAAGTTCAGCTTCAAGCGCAGCCTAATTGGCGCTACGACGAATCTGCATTACATCCTAGCACCGAGCCACGCAAAGAAAACGGCACGTAAACTGCTGCTGACTCCGATGCGTACCGAGCAAAAAAACGCGGATCCACAAGGGCTCATCAAGAGTGAAATCGAAGGTCGTGATGGCGTTATAAAAACGTATTCTTTGGGTACTGGTCCAGTTTGGGTGCTTACCCACGGTTGGTCGGGCACCGCGAGTCAGTTCTTTCCTCTGATGGAGCATATCGCTGCTAAAGACTTTACTGCAATGGCTTATGATCACCCAGCACATGGTGGCAGTGATGGCGTGCATGGTCACATCCCTGCGTTTGTGAATGGCTTAGAAGCGATTCTAGATTCAGTTGGTGAAGTGGCTGGCTTGGTTGGTCACAGCATGGGTACTGCTTCAGCGTTGGAATGTAAGCACGTTAAATTGGAAAACAAACCGCTGTTGCTGATTGCTCCAGTACTGGATTATCTCGAAAACCTATTTGGCAGTGTTGCGCGTTCAGGTTACTCAATGAAACTGTTCGAGGCGGTAGTTGGTGAAGTGGAAGAGCAGTTCAACTACCCTATTCAGTCTGTCGATCCTTATGGAAAGCTAGCGCTTCGTGAGGCTCAAACAATCATCGTTCATGATGAGCAAGACAAGTTTACTAAGTTTGATGTGTCTCAGCGTGCAGCTAATGAAATGGGTCGCGTTACCTTGATTGCCACTCAAGGCCAAGGCCATGGTCGAGTGATGAAGTGCCCGCAAGTATTCGAGAGCTTTGATAACTTAATTGATTAA
- a CDS encoding TetR/AcrR family transcriptional regulator, with product MSKGKITKEYILSHAFALASENGLESLTIGELAKQCGMSKSGLFAHFNSKENLQLSVLEYSNAIFTERVIIPARELGDGDIEAKLKQLLDNWLGWNHSFQGSCMFIDAWKDAGSETSVIQKALQKTISVWIDYLTIQVAKAVESKQFRADLKPKQATFELYGLYLSANLFYSLRGQQASHTHFWSGVERLVASWKAV from the coding sequence ATGAGCAAAGGAAAGATAACCAAAGAGTATATTTTGAGCCATGCATTCGCACTTGCGAGCGAAAATGGTCTTGAGAGTTTAACGATTGGCGAATTAGCCAAGCAGTGTGGTATGTCTAAGAGTGGTTTGTTCGCGCACTTCAACTCTAAAGAGAACCTGCAACTTTCTGTACTCGAGTATTCCAACGCCATATTCACTGAAAGAGTCATCATTCCTGCGAGAGAGTTGGGTGATGGTGATATTGAAGCGAAATTGAAACAGCTGCTCGATAATTGGCTGGGCTGGAATCATTCATTCCAAGGTAGTTGCATGTTTATTGATGCTTGGAAAGATGCAGGCAGCGAAACGTCTGTGATTCAGAAGGCACTGCAGAAAACCATTTCAGTGTGGATTGATTACTTGACGATTCAGGTCGCAAAAGCGGTTGAGAGTAAACAGTTCAGGGCCGATTTAAAGCCAAAACAGGCAACTTTCGAGTTATATGGTCTCTACTTGAGTGCAAATTTGTTCTATTCATTGCGAGGGCAGCAAGCGAGCCACACTCATTTTTGGAGCGGTGTTGAGCGCTTGGTCGCTAGCTGGAAAGCGGTTTAA